TTAGAACTCAACCACGAGTATTTAGAACTCAATCGCCAGTATTTGAAACTCGACCACGAGTATTTAGAACTCGATGACGAGTCTTTGAAACTCGACCACGAGTATTTAGAACTCGCTCACGAGACTTACGACTTCAAGCCCGACTTCATTTTTGTAAACTGAAGAAATGGGACATCAAATTCAACCACTACCGATCGAAGTTGTTCACCTCATTGCTGCCGGAGAAGTGATCGATTCTCTTGCCGCAGTCGTGCGCGAACTCGTCGAAAATGCCATTGATGCCGGAGCCACACGCATTACCGTTTCCGTTTGGGCTGATCAATGGCGCGTGCGAGTCGCAGACAATGGTGCAGGGATGAGTTTAGAGAATTTGCGCCAAGCTGCACAGCCGCATAGTACCAGCAAAATTCGCGATCGCGCCGATCTGTGGCACATTCAAAGCTTAGGATTTCGGGGGGAAGCTTTGCATAGTCTGGCTCAACTCTCAAAGTTAGAAATTCTGAGTCGGACTGCGGATGATGCAGGTTGGCGGGTAACTTACACAACTGAAGGAGAAGTCGATCAAGTCGAATCAGTCGCGATCGCACCCGGAACGATTGTGATTGTCGATCGCTTATTTGAAACGTGGGAAGCCAGACGCGAAGGATTACCTTCTACCTCACAACAATTAAAAGCAGTTCAACAAACGATTTATCAAATTGCTTTAGCTCATCCACACATTACTTGGCAGGTCTATCAGAACGATCGACTATGGTTCAATCTTTGGGGCGGTCGTTCTGCAAAAGACTTGTTACCGCAACTGTTGAAAGATGTGCGAATTGATGATTTAACCGAGCTTCGATCGACTGCAATTTCTTTAGTGCTAGGACTGCCCGATCGCACACATCGATATCGCCCGGATTGGGTCAGAGTGGCGATTAATGGTCGATTTGTGCAATTTCCAGAACTAGAGCAAACTATCTTAGGCGCATTTCGTAGAACATTACCCCGCGATCGACATCCAATCTGTCTTGTTCATCTGCAACTCAATCCTCAACACATCGATTGGAATCGCCACCCTGCTAAAGCCGAAGTTTACTTACACAATCTTGATGATTGGAAAGAGCGGGTGAAAGGTGCGATCGCTCAAGCCCTCCGGATCAATCCTGAAACAGTTCCCGATAGTCTTTACACCTCACAAGTTAGCCAACTGATCAAAGCTGCTGAATCTGATGCAGGTTATCATGTCTCGCGTGAGATTCCTGCTGAACCTTCTACGCTATTTCCACTAAAAGCACTGACTCAAGTTCACAATCGCTACATTCTG
This Cyanobacteria bacterium FACHB-DQ100 DNA region includes the following protein-coding sequences:
- the mutL gene encoding DNA mismatch repair endonuclease MutL, with amino-acid sequence MGHQIQPLPIEVVHLIAAGEVIDSLAAVVRELVENAIDAGATRITVSVWADQWRVRVADNGAGMSLENLRQAAQPHSTSKIRDRADLWHIQSLGFRGEALHSLAQLSKLEILSRTADDAGWRVTYTTEGEVDQVESVAIAPGTIVIVDRLFETWEARREGLPSTSQQLKAVQQTIYQIALAHPHITWQVYQNDRLWFNLWGGRSAKDLLPQLLKDVRIDDLTELRSTAISLVLGLPDRTHRYRPDWVRVAINGRFVQFPELEQTILGAFRRTLPRDRHPICLVHLQLNPQHIDWNRHPAKAEVYLHNLDDWKERVKGAIAQALRINPETVPDSLYTSQVSQLIKAAESDAGYHVSREIPAEPSTLFPLKALTQVHNRYILAEHPSGMWLIEQHIAHERILFEEISDRWQLIPLEPAIVLNQLSVSQVEQLQRIGIEVDPFGEQLWAVRSAPELLTQREDCAAALIELSLGGDLQAAQVAVACRSAIRNGVSLSIDQMQSLIDRWQKTRNPRTCPHGRPIYLSLEESSLARFFKRHWVIGKSHGLE